The sequence CTGTCGTATTTAGGGTTATCATACATCTGGGTTTTCCCGGACATGACCTCTTTTTTGGTAGTCTGCTCTCCATCTGGGAGGATTTTTCAAATAAGAGGAAATGTCTGGGGGGTAGTGGAGCAGATGCCGCAGCTCAGAAAGGGCGGTCTATGTGCTTCGATCAGTCCCTCTCCTGCATCCGCAGCTGCTggatccctcccaccccaccccggccTGCCAGGTAAGCGGAGCTGCCAAGTGCCTCTCAGTCATGCCGCCTGCCATGCTGCGGCGCCTTTGAGCCTGGCCAGGAGGGTGACCGGGCCAGGCTGAGGCTCCCTGCCCTGGGTATGGGGAAAAGCCTGCAAGCACTGACTGACGTGCTGGTGCCATGTCGCGGGCCTGCcactgtgacagggagtgtgacaTTGACCCCCGCCTTGAGTGTGAGGCCACAGGtactccctccagcacccccaaataTCTCTCTTAGGGAAACCCCACCTCCTAAatacccctccagcacccccaactTAACCTCCCCTCttactcttccctccccccccccccccccgcttggcagtgtcctctatttgggaacttgaaatatggtaaccctagtcaTGGTAACAGATGCAATTGAAGgcagagttctgaagaaactaaCCAAAAGAGAACCATCCTGAACTTTTAATAAATTTTCATAAGATATTAGCATGAAAAACTAATGGTTGATGAGGGATTTTTTTCTGGAGAGCTGAGAGTGAAAAATATTGGTAGTTATTTTCTTTAGAACTGTTAAAAACTTAACCACAGAAAATCTAATTTCcctatttttttctaaatacatTGTAAAACTGGCAGGAACCCTAGCCAATCAGTTTATTGGATTTCAGCAGACTAAAATATAGCAAGTCATTCTACCTTTGCATGTGACTCATCATTGCCTTAGGAAACAGGTTGCATTGAAGTGTAATCCAGTTCATGGGGAAGTGAGTGATCTTTCTTGAGAAACAGAAAGCCACACCCCTCTGTTATTTCACTTCACATAGTAGCCTTCATAAAGGAAGACTTGAGACTGTATTCTTTTGTACTTTATTTCACAGAGGATGGGCAGAAGCTGCAAGACGCACTGTATGAACTAACCATGGAAACTTCAGTACCAATTGTATTTGTGCAACAGAAGCAAATAGGAGATTATGACAAAATTTTAAAGGTAGGAAAAGAAACAACATGAGCAGACTTTTATAACTTTTTAGGTTTGAAGGTAAGAATCAGTACAGATGCAGCCTTCCTTTTAACAGTATGTAGTTCGGGGGGTTGTTTCAGCCTCGAGTCACAGTCACTCTTTTCCCATATTACTGAATGGGAAGCAGGTCCTGGCAAGATCCCAGCTAAATCAGAGCAGTGCTCtgaaggggggctgggaagggggagaggggaaggatctTGATATGGAAaaagttgagaactactgatgTAGTAAAGACTCTAAACAGTTTCGTAACTTGTGTAATGCAAAGtaaaacattctttttttaaaattttcaaagcatGACTTACAAAGTATCGTCTCCTCTCCAGATACACTATAAGTAAGTTTTGTAGTCTCTTCTTATGATGTGTCCTTCATCAAGGTATCTTTTCTCACTAATTATGTTTGATAGTTATCTGGTAGTTATTTTGTGATGGCTGTCTATTCTCAGACAGGGCTGTTGCCATCAGGCAAACAAAAGGATGTGttttggggaggaagagaggtggAGAGAAACACCacactttctttttaaacttatttCTATAAACTTGAACAATATGAATGGTATTTCACAGAGTACAATAAATGCTTCCTTCCTAAGCTCTTCTAACAGAAATAGAACTTGAACCTAGCCATAGGGCAAAGGCCATGTTGCAAAAGGGGAACCGAATCCAAAGTTTTAGATGCAATATTCTTTTTTctgtgggttttgtgtgtgtggttacaTGTTCCCAGCTACTGATGTCTCTGATGCTTTCAgggttttgtttccatttttaaaaagcagtctgTGATTAATGCTTCTGATTTAGCTTTCTACAGCCAAGTCTATACTACTGACTTTTGCTAatatagctgtgttggtcaggggtgtggatgaGGTGTGATCTGTGACTTAAAGAGCTGTGCTGGAAAAAGCCCCTCATGTAGATGGTATAGCTTTCATGATATAGCTTATTTCGCTTGGGGTGACTGGAATAATAAAAGTGCAgctttgccagtataagctgtgtCCACCCAAAGAGCACTTTGCTAGTATAGCTATTCTGGCAAAGCCTTCAGAGTGCAGACCTGGTCTAAATAATGAGATGTTGCATGTGGAATTTCAGTGAGGTTGACATGTGCTGGGGCTAGGAGGTTGAAAAATCTAGCTTAAAATCAGAAGCTACTGTGAACCTTCGCTATGGAAGCATCATCCTCCTTCCTTAATGCACTACACATGATATGTGTTTGGTGTGAGAGTCACAGTACATCATATATGGTAGAATATTGACTCTTTGGAAGATATGATATACTCATTGAATGAAACTCCAAATAGAGAGAAGTTTGTAGTGATTTCAGTGCGGCTTTAGGGCATAAGGATGCTTTTGCTAATTTATCGTATGTGTGATTTGTGATATAAATAACAGCACCATAATTTGTTGAGATGTTGTTTGCTTAGTGTGGGTTTTTTTCGGGGGGCGGAGAGATGGGTGGAGTATTGCCCGGTTTGTTCATTCTTTACTTCCTGATTTTGTTCTATGAATTAGCATTTTCTTAATACGTTCCTTTATCTGACGCATTTGTTCTCTTCATGTACTTTCACACCTTGATCCATGGGGATAATAACCTCGCAGTGCAGTGCAAACAGCTAAATCAACAAAAATGTGCTTGGCATGTAATTATAATAGATGCTTGAAGGGGTCTTAAAATGTAGTCAGCTCAATGAAGTGAGTTAAAGGTATTTTCAAGTGCTTTTCTTGTTCCCTGAATCCCCCTGccaatttttttggggggggggtttgcaatCAAATTTTCCTGTGTtcgttcttttttgtttttcaatgatTTTCTCTCCTTGCTGTCTGAAAGAAACAGAACAACAAAAGAAGACAGCAACAGACAGTGAGCTACGTCTTCTCCTTTCTTTCCACTCCACCCCGATCCAAACATGGCTCTCAATGCCTTTGTGCTGAAGAGGGATTTGTGCACTTTCCCCTGCTTTGGACACTGCAGAGGCTTCTCTGCTCAGTCTGGGGGTCCATGCAGACGTATACAATGGGATAGGACAGGGGTGgctaacctgagcctgagaaggagccagaatttacccatgtacattgccaaagagccacagtaatagatCAGCAGCCGCCCCATCGGCTCCACAGGTGTCCTACTAccccccagcacttcctgcccaccggcagccactccccctcctctctgtgcctctcgatcagctgtttggtggcattcagaaggctgggggggcagagggggagtgagggcatagcaggctcacgggagggggagagggtgggaaggggtggagtgggggcagggcctgtggcagcgccaggggttgagcagtgagcaccccccggcacattggaaagttgatgcctgtagctccagtcctggagttggtgcctatacaaggagccacatattaacttctgaagagccacctgtggctccggagccacaggttagCCACCCCTGGGATAGGAGGATGCCTGTCATTCCCCCTCCAACCTTGCAGAATTTATCTGGAGAAAGTAAttcagccccagcctggctgtGTTACCTCTTCCGTGGAGGTCCATATTCTGAAATGAAGTTTCAGAATTACAAGATGCaaattttctgaaaacatttttttttttagtttcaaacattttttttctgtgggaatGTCTGTCgaaataatacattttttctAAATGCTTTGGTTTCAACAAAAATTCTGTCaaaagttttgatgaaaaatttcctTCCAGCTTCCTTCCACTAGCTGACAAGCTCTCAGAGAGCTGTGTGGTTTCAAAGGTGGCTGTGTCCCTTTAACATACAGAGATGTTTATTTAGTATGGAAAGTCATTTGGAGCTATGCCCatggacaccagctgaggatctggtccttgcTCACTAGAGGACTTATCTTGTGCCGTTGgggtcaatggaagttttgcctgcaACATCAAGTATCAGGCCTCGTGGGAAAAATCCTTCATTGGGATTTTGACTGAGTAAAAAATGAAGTGGGGCCCCACACATTTAATACAATGGCTGATTTTGGACAGAGGGATATGAAGATTAATGGAATGTGCTTTATAGACTACAACTGTCCAAATGCATGACTATTAGAGCAGAATAACAACAGCTAATCCACAAAAAGAGATCAGAggcaaattcatctctggtgcaactccattgacttcatttgacTTTCTTTCATTTGGGCTTATGATTCTGGAATGAAAGCTAAAACTATTATGTAAGACATCAGGGAAAGCCACATGCAAAAAACATTAAGTATAGTTTTGTTTTCTAAGAGGGACTAGTTTATGTAAAGTGGTAAATGAAGTTTGTTTAAAAACTTTaggggatgttttcagggaaTATGGCATTGCTGAATTTTCCTGCTCAGACATGCTGTGGAAAAAACAATTCTAGAAAAGGGTGGCGGTTGGTGGgggaataattatttaaaaaaccccaacagattaTAGACCTGTTGCATTCACTCTGTGTCAGCATATTATATAGTATGAACAGGGACTAGGGCTGATTTAATACAGTACATTGAACTGTTCAGACCAAACCTGCACAAAAGCAGCAGGTTCATATTTTTGTGTCTATACAGGAAGCTGAGCTATTGGGGTAAGGATTACAAAGATACAACTCTAAGAAGCTAATGGGGAGCAGTGTTTGCAAACTCCAGAAACACccatatccccctcccccagcaactgTTTCTCATTGGAAGTATTCATTTTGTCATTGATTCAGATTTGAGAGCTATGGATAATACTTTTCTTTGAATAAATTTgtctctttgttttcttctttcaggCACATAAGGAAGGAAAGATTCAAAAACTACTTGAAACAAAGGGACATGATTACATGCAGGATTCCTATGACTATGATCTAATTGTCATTGGAGGGGGTTCTGGAGGTCTGGCTGCTTCCAAGGTATGGGTGACAAAATGCAAATGTATGAGCCACTGATAATTGAGCAGAATACATCCTGAACATTTCAGGTCTGAATATCTCTAATATTGTAGAGGCATCAAATTAATTCTTGTTCTTTTGTGGATCTTTGGGTGCTAGTCCCAGTGGCATGGTATCCTCATTTAAAGAGACAGTTGCTCTGAAGATGAAAAGTATGAAAATGTAACAAAgtgaatataaaataaaacttgaccttttcctcccacctcccttcaaGAGATATTGTTAGAAAACACTGGGAAAATATCTCAAGAGGTTTTCTTAGCATTTGGATTAAATTGCTGAGAGTATGTTAAAAACTATCCTGAAATTATTATAaacaagtttttatttttgtctgagaTTAATATCCACCTGGGAAtctttgtgtgtatgtacatatgtACGTACATACACGCGCCTGCgcgcacattttttaaaaaaaatttgggatcagtcattttatttttaatggaagaaGTTGTATAACTTCAAAGTTTCAtaaaatgaaatcctggcctcactgaagtcagtgggagttttgcttaacTAGCTGTGAGCCCTTCATATGATGGAATATAATTAATAACGCATGAGCCAGTTGTGGTCATTCAAGATATCAGGTTTACTAGTTTGAAAAACAAATGCCATTCTTGACATCTACAGATCGTGGGCTAAATTCTGTATTCATGTATACCAGCACGACCACACTGAAATGCAGGGGATGTGCAgagatgtaactgagggcagaatttggtgcCAGGTGCCTTTATGCTGTTATGGGACATGTCAGATCAATGCAGTAGAAACACATTGTTAAAGGGAGAACCAGATAAATAACGTTTGTtagaaggattttaaaacaaatggaatGTTGAGAAATTATTTAAGCAATATGACTGGCTGAAGTGGAGAGCATCAGTTCTTTAGTAGTGCCCTCAACCTACCAAGTGGAACTGTATCACTTGTAGAAATCTATATGCCCGTTTCCCCCCCCCTCTTTTCCGTCTTGAGCATGCAGATTAATCCTGAAGATTAATGACCGTCTGGCCATGCCCTTGCAACTCAATTATTATTACATAATTAAAAATGACATTGATTTTCAGCAGTGTATGATGCTATCATGTAGTATGGATAGAAGTTCTAATATTTCTATATTTGTGTTTAATTTGCTCTCTAGGAGGCTGCCAAGTATGGCAAGAAAGTGATGGTGCTGGACTACGTTACTCCTACTCCTCAGGGAACTAGATGGGGTAAATTTCTGATGACTACAGTCATGTTGTTATAAAGGGGCATTTCTTATAAAACTCAGATTCTATTTTAGGACAGAGCACATTCAtacataaaacattttgtttccctCTTAGGTCTTGGAGGGACATGTGTAAATGTGGGTTGTATACCTAAAAAACTGATGCACCAGGCAGCTTTGCTAGGACAAGCCTTACAAGATTCACGCAAGTTTGGATGGCAGTTTGAGGAGAAAGGtatagaaatttaaaaatatatatatatcttttaaTTTTCATGTACCTCATTCAGAACtctatcctgcaaggtgctgagcacttcaggACCTCTGCCGCAAAGCAATTCAGATTGTGCTAGCCTTAAGAACATAAGTGGtaccattgagttcagtgggatgaCACACATGGTTAAgtgcattgcaggatcaggactggAGTACTCGGCATCAGGTCCTCAGTGGTGTAGTGTGCATTTTTATAGCCCATTGGTTCCTTCCAGCGTTTAATATCATGAACCCTACATGTCCATATATGTGGGTCTGGATTTGGTGGAGGCATGGTCCTCTAAGTGGGAATATGTAGAGGCAATTCTCAAAGAGACGTAACCTGTTCATGTTTTAACAGACACCTGCTCACAGTTGTCAACAGAATAATACTGATACTGAGATAAAGCTATAAGCTTCAAGGgttaaaaaaataggaaatgacAAGATCTTGAATGGCTTGGTCGGAGCCCACTGATAACAAAATGCTTGCCTGCCACTGTTGTTGCAGCCATGTGGTAAGCACTGTAGGTCAGACTACCTTATTCCAGCTTTTTGCTGCTGTAACTCATTAGATTTCAGGGGGTACACGAGGGTGAAACAGGAGCAACACAGTGGTGAATCGGGCCCTGTGTGACTACTGTGATGTGAGAATCCCGTTGGAAGGCTGGGGAAAATGAGGAATAGACAGGTTAAAAATTGGACATCTTTTTGTTTCAACAGTCAAACACAGCTGGGAGACTATGACAGAAGCTGTTCAGAATTATATTGGCTCTCTCAACTGGGGCTACAGGGTGTCTTTGAGAGAGAAGGAGGTCACGTACGAGAATGCTTACGGAGAATTTGTTGGGCCACACACAATTAAGGTATCAAATAGCAATGTGTCCTCTATCTCTTCTTTACTCTTTTTGGACAAAGATGCTTTTCTGACACCAACAATCTTCTTGTTGGTAAGAGTGTGAAATACAAACTATGTCCTGTTGCTTTGCATATAGGCAACAAAtaacaaaggaaaagagaaatttTACACAGCGGAGAAATTTCTGATTGCCACCGGTGAAAGGCCGCGCTACCTGGGTGTCCCTGGAGACAAGGAATACTGCATTAGCAGGTAAACATAGGCTGGAATGCAGAATAATCCACTATGCCTATTTTAAAATGGTCTCTTACGGCATGAGTTCTGCAAGAACATCAGACCTAGCATACATCACGAGGCTGTGAGCACTTAGCTATGAGACATGTTTCATGCAATCCTTTAGTAGCACTACTTCAGGGTGACAGCAGCAGTAATTGAGAATGCCATAAATGAGAATACCAGAATGCCCAGAATTTGCATTAATTCATCAGGCCTATCTCCATGCCTGTTGCACTCATTTCCTCCCTATTCACCTGCGACCGGTTCAGTGCAGCTGTGGTGGTTTGTTCAAGTTGAGAAGCACTGTGCACTTTGAGGAAGCCTCTCTGCACAAGTGCTGAGGAAATCCTGAGTCTGAAAGCATTTCCACTTCCACAAGTCAGCAGTCTGTATAAACACATGCAGTGAGCTGAAGTACTGTTGACCAAAGAAATACTAGAGTTTTTGTTGTGAAACCACATGAAATTTGCCTGTCTTGTCTTGTTACAACTTTGAAACTCAATCCAGGTTCCCAAAGAAGTTCATAAAATTTCATGAATCTTATGGGTAAACGCGAACTGATTTATGACTCCATGCAAGCCATACAAAACTTGTGGCTTTGCAAGTTTTTAACACATATCCAGGTGAAATGCAGTGGTTTCAACTGAGTTTAACTTTTAGGTTCTTTGGAGCATGGAACCGAAGGCAAAAATTATGGGCATGTAAACCTATATGagtcaaaacaaataaaaggttGAAATAAACTCCAGTGAATGGAAACAGCCAAATTTCACACTTCTCTACTAACAGGAAGTGGTGAAAGTGGACATATGTTATATATAAATTAACACACAAAAAACTGTTAAAAGtacattaagattgcaaagtcaagcaattactcagaagttaggaaacgCCGGAATAGTTTGTCTGTCAATCTCAATTTGGTCCCTTTGTGTGCATGCATTATAATACAGAtttcaattacatgatcatattCTGTTTTTTCTACAGTAGCTTTTTCAGGGAGAATCCTGCTGAGTCTCTGcagtcctgggctggagcatgcttaTTATAGATGGAATCCTTGGAGAATTCAGCTGCCAAACTTTAACAAATCTCTACTAAGCATGTGGAATGCATCCACTGCCAGATTTCAAGCCATTGCTCTAACGCAGGGGTtcttaaacttcattgcactatgacccccttctgacaataaaaattactacatgaccccaggagtggggactgaagcctgaacccATCCTAGCCCAGCTGCCCGGGGAGCCGGGGGGCAGTTCCAAAGCCTGGTGGGGCCAacactgaagcccaagggcttctgtCCCAgtcagggggcctgtaacctgagccccgccacccagggcttaagcccttgggctttggctttgatcCCAGGTggttgggcttgggctttggccctgtgTGGTGGGTCTCAAGCTTTGGCTTTGGCCACAGGCCTCAGCAactctaatgccagccctggcaaccccataaAACGGGGTCAtgatccactttggggtcccactccatagtttgagaactgctgctctaaagCATGGTGGAGCTAAAGCCGCTCCACAAAACAGTTGAAAGaagttgttttgcccatgttaaaaatttattttttcctactCTCCTTCTTGGAAACAGTTGAACTGTATTTagctgaaacatttaaaaaaaatccagcctgAAGCAGACACTCATGttggaaaacttcagccaaaacagttaAAGCTTAGTAAAGTTGTAAATAGGGGCTTTTACTAGGAAGCATCAGGAAACCTTAATTACGTGTGGACCTAATAGCCCCACCGATAGTTATGTTTTGTGCACATttgttatattgttttatttgcatattggttgtatttttaatatttttacaacactgattaaaataaaatcttcaaaAAAGTCAAGATGGAACATTTATCTACATACTGACCCCTCTTCCTTGCGAAGAGTTAACTCATTACGACACCATTTGCAATGAGATTCAAATTTAAGAAAAGCAGGCACTAAGATCTGCGCAGCTGGTTATACTTTATTGTAGAAAATCCAtaattttttttggtaatttgGACAAACTGAAAGGCAAATTAGAGTATTTCACATTCATTTTTGATGCTCCTAGTTAGAACTTCTCTGCCATGTGTTGACCTCAAATGCCAATTATGTATATAGTGTATTCCTAGTTCTAAAGATTTCCTATTTCCTCTATAGAAAAATAGCTGTCAGTTATAAAGAATTGTATTAAATAGtctaatttaatttctttttttttcagtgatgATCTCTTCTCTCTACCTTACTGTCCAGGAAAGACCCTGGTGGTTGGAGCTTCCTATGTTGCCCTTGAATGTGCTGGATTTCTTGCCGGTCTTGGTTTAGACGTAACTGTAATGGTGCGATCCATCCTTTTAAGAGGATTTGATCAGGAAATGGCGAACAAAATTGGGGAACATATGGAAGAACATGGAGTCAAGTTTATTAAACAGTTTGTTCCAACTAAGGTAAGCCTTTTCATTGGAACAACTGAAAGTGGTACATAAACATAAATGAAAGCAATCTTCAGATTATAGTATTTTAAGAAACATGAATTATCTATCTTAGTGGCAACAAAAAGTTGAATCCATATTATTGGATCTGCTAAAATGTAAGTAAGGTTAATTTTTTATTGCCTTGTAACAGTCTGATTTTATAAACTTTGTCTAATTGAAAACTACAATCTAGTTTTATTATTTAAGTTGCCTGAGGTTTTAAAATCCTTTAGAAGAATTAGAGTCTTTAGCCTCCTGTGctaaaaatattgttaaaaactaaggtcctgattctgcaaacattgaatgcacatgcttaactttgagtaTGTGAATAGTTCCAGTGACGTTAGCAGCACTATTCACATACTAAAAGTTAAGAATGTGCATAAGTTTTTGCAGAACTGAGGCCAATGCATCGAAAGCATTCACATTACATGAGGATAAACTGAATGCCAGTTTCAGTTTAACATTCTGAGCCTCTAAATGCTTACTGCAGTACCTAATGCTTACTACCCAGTAGAGTCAAGGGAGCTATCCTTTGATATTAACCACTAAGTACGGTAGTAAGTATTTGTAGCATAATGCCTTAAATTTGCAAGGTGACAAGAAAATTCTTTTCACTGTGCAATTAAAATAAGAAGAATGTTTATCTGATTATTTTATTGAAAATGGTGTAAAAAATCAAATACCAACCACCTTGCAGTTTAGTCCCCAATTGTGCAAATAATTACATGTGTATATCTTCGCTCATAtgtagtgtttgcaggatggggatCCCCAGACATGGACTCCTGCACCTGTGGCTTTAACAGAACTATGTGTGGGAATTGGGATCCcaatgcaggactggggcctaactGTAAAAAATACAATTGTATCTTCACAGTGTAAGATAATGGCTAAAATGAGGCAACAAAAAGGCCCTGATttggcaaagcacttcagcacatgcttaactttgactTTGTGCATATGAGTAAGcctgttaaagttaagcatattctTAGATGAATTAGGGCCATAAAAAGGACCCATTATACTACATATAAAGCTTTTTTGTCATTTATGTAAAGTTACCATCAAAGACCAGGGCGGATGCCAACAGCATTTTGCTTAATGATTAGGGTTTAATTATTATAAAATGAGAGAGGAATTACAAAACAACTTCCATTAGGTGCTAAGCCAATACATTATAATATTTTAGGTGTTcaaggattaaaaataaataaaatgcattccATTCTTTTCACTCTTACACACCGGAGGTAGGCTtaaaaaactgtgtgtgtgtgtgtgtgtgtgtatgtaggggGGGATTGCTAATTTCTGTTGTGTAAACTCACTCTGTTCTCATAAAGGATAAAAGATTTATCCCGAAAGGTTAGAGTGGAGATTGCAAGGAATTTTCTGTTCTTATTCATGCAAAAACTGTAGCAATCCCAATGCATATGAAAAAGAGAGAGCTGAATGTTTAGCTTCTAATTGCTCCATATTTAGTGCAGCAGGTTTTTATTGGACCCAATCCTACAAGATGCTGAGCCTTCCCACAAAGTGCTGAGTACTCTCCACTCCCATTGAAGACAGCAGGtgctgaggatgctcagcacctcacaagtgCTTAGCACACTGCAGGGAGCCCATTCTGCATTACTTGCAGAATATGCTTTTGACTGTTGCATACTGTGTCTCTGCTaccttgccattgacttcaataggagcaggattcAGCCCTGTATCCATTCAGGAATTTACTTGAACGTTAAGTCTCAGATGGCTGGGCAGATTTTCAGCAGCCATCTTCCTTGTTTATCTTTTTGGCACTGGGTTTGAAGTTACGTACATTCCATTTTAGTATCGAGCCTTGTGTTGAATGTTGTGAGACAGCAGATGCATCaacctaaatcagtggttttcaaactgtgggtcgtggctcagtactgggttgcggaatgtaaggcactgggtcgtggcggctctggtcagcaccgctgactgggccattaaaagtcccatcggcagtgctgcccagctaaggcaggctagtcccgaCCTGTTCCGAGactgtgctgcaccccagaagcggccagcagcgggTCTGGCTCCTACGTGGGGGGGCTACGGGGCTTCGTGCattacccctgccctgagcaccagctccgcactcccattgtctggttcctggccaatgggaactgggggtggcactgcctgcaggcgagagccaCACAGAGCAGCTtgcgcgcctctgcctaggagccggacctgctgctggccgcttctggggtgcagcatggtCCATGATGCCAGGACAGGACGGCGTGGTCCATGGTGCCAGgactgccttagcacccccactgcatcgctgaccgggagccgcccaaggtaagcccgtgccccaaccccctgccccagccctgacccccccaaacctagagccccctcctgcaccccaaatccctcatctccggccccagcccagagcctgcacccccagcccagagccccgactctctcccacaccctcacccccagcctagagcctctcccactccctgaacccctcattcctggccccaccctgaagccctcacccccgcaccccaaccctctgccccagtcctgagcccctcccacactccaagcccctcatccccagctctgttgggttgcaggcatcaacagttttcttcaactggatcggcagaaaaaaagtttgaaaaccattgcctTAAATAACACTGTGCTGATTCAATGCAACCTGTAAAATGGGTCCAGTGGCACAAAGATTTTAAGAAATTGTTAGGAAAAAACCACAAGAACAGTTGTTACAGTTTATTATTTTGGGTTGCTTAGTAATTATGCAGTAAAACTGTCCCTGAAAATTTCATATCACGATAAACTTACTT is a genomic window of Lepidochelys kempii isolate rLepKem1 chromosome 1, rLepKem1.hap2, whole genome shotgun sequence containing:
- the TXNRD1 gene encoding thioredoxin reductase 1, cytoplasmic isoform X3, encoding MGSSVRKGKAVLPAEEAARPSSPRREQPQRAEDGQKLQDALYELTMETSVPIVFVQQKQIGDYDKILKAHKEGKIQKLLETKGHDYMQDSYDYDLIVIGGGSGGLAASKEAAKYGKKVMVLDYVTPTPQGTRWGLGGTCVNVGCIPKKLMHQAALLGQALQDSRKFGWQFEEKVKHSWETMTEAVQNYIGSLNWGYRVSLREKEVTYENAYGEFVGPHTIKATNNKGKEKFYTAEKFLIATGERPRYLGVPGDKEYCISSDDLFSLPYCPGKTLVVGASYVALECAGFLAGLGLDVTVMVRSILLRGFDQEMANKIGEHMEEHGVKFIKQFVPTKIEQLEEGTPGKLKVIAQSTDGREITEGEYNTVLLAVGRDTCTRTIGLDKVGVKINERSGKIPVSDEEQTNVPYIYAIGDVLEGKLELTPVAIQAGRLLARRLYAGTTLKCDYVNVPTTVFTPLEYGACGFSEETALEKFGEENIEVYHSYFWPLEWTVPSRDNNKCYAKIICNIQDNERVIGFHVLGPNAGEVTQGFSAAIKCGLTKAQLDNTIGIHPVCAEIFTTLSETKRSGGNVLQSGC
- the TXNRD1 gene encoding thioredoxin reductase 1, cytoplasmic isoform X2, with the translated sequence MIFSNTACSLSAKVKELFKSMSVPYCSLELDKTEDGQKLQDALYELTMETSVPIVFVQQKQIGDYDKILKAHKEGKIQKLLETKGHDYMQDSYDYDLIVIGGGSGGLAASKEAAKYGKKVMVLDYVTPTPQGTRWGLGGTCVNVGCIPKKLMHQAALLGQALQDSRKFGWQFEEKVKHSWETMTEAVQNYIGSLNWGYRVSLREKEVTYENAYGEFVGPHTIKATNNKGKEKFYTAEKFLIATGERPRYLGVPGDKEYCISSDDLFSLPYCPGKTLVVGASYVALECAGFLAGLGLDVTVMVRSILLRGFDQEMANKIGEHMEEHGVKFIKQFVPTKIEQLEEGTPGKLKVIAQSTDGREITEGEYNTVLLAVGRDTCTRTIGLDKVGVKINERSGKIPVSDEEQTNVPYIYAIGDVLEGKLELTPVAIQAGRLLARRLYAGTTLKCDYVNVPTTVFTPLEYGACGFSEETALEKFGEENIEVYHSYFWPLEWTVPSRDNNKCYAKIICNIQDNERVIGFHVLGPNAGEVTQGFSAAIKCGLTKAQLDNTIGIHPVCAEIFTTLSETKRSGGNVLQSGC
- the TXNRD1 gene encoding thioredoxin reductase 1, cytoplasmic isoform X4; this translates as MSVPYCSLELDKTEDGQKLQDALYELTMETSVPIVFVQQKQIGDYDKILKAHKEGKIQKLLETKGHDYMQDSYDYDLIVIGGGSGGLAASKEAAKYGKKVMVLDYVTPTPQGTRWGLGGTCVNVGCIPKKLMHQAALLGQALQDSRKFGWQFEEKVKHSWETMTEAVQNYIGSLNWGYRVSLREKEVTYENAYGEFVGPHTIKATNNKGKEKFYTAEKFLIATGERPRYLGVPGDKEYCISSDDLFSLPYCPGKTLVVGASYVALECAGFLAGLGLDVTVMVRSILLRGFDQEMANKIGEHMEEHGVKFIKQFVPTKIEQLEEGTPGKLKVIAQSTDGREITEGEYNTVLLAVGRDTCTRTIGLDKVGVKINERSGKIPVSDEEQTNVPYIYAIGDVLEGKLELTPVAIQAGRLLARRLYAGTTLKCDYVNVPTTVFTPLEYGACGFSEETALEKFGEENIEVYHSYFWPLEWTVPSRDNNKCYAKIICNIQDNERVIGFHVLGPNAGEVTQGFSAAIKCGLTKAQLDNTIGIHPVCAEIFTTLSETKRSGGNVLQSGC
- the TXNRD1 gene encoding thioredoxin reductase 1, cytoplasmic isoform X6, which gives rise to MQDSYDYDLIVIGGGSGGLAASKEAAKYGKKVMVLDYVTPTPQGTRWGLGGTCVNVGCIPKKLMHQAALLGQALQDSRKFGWQFEEKVKHSWETMTEAVQNYIGSLNWGYRVSLREKEVTYENAYGEFVGPHTIKATNNKGKEKFYTAEKFLIATGERPRYLGVPGDKEYCISSDDLFSLPYCPGKTLVVGASYVALECAGFLAGLGLDVTVMVRSILLRGFDQEMANKIGEHMEEHGVKFIKQFVPTKIEQLEEGTPGKLKVIAQSTDGREITEGEYNTVLLAVGRDTCTRTIGLDKVGVKINERSGKIPVSDEEQTNVPYIYAIGDVLEGKLELTPVAIQAGRLLARRLYAGTTLKCDYVNVPTTVFTPLEYGACGFSEETALEKFGEENIEVYHSYFWPLEWTVPSRDNNKCYAKIICNIQDNERVIGFHVLGPNAGEVTQGFSAAIKCGLTKAQLDNTIGIHPVCAEIFTTLSETKRSGGNVLQSGC